The Virgibacillus phasianinus genome includes a window with the following:
- the xseA gene encoding exodeoxyribonuclease VII large subunit, which yields MTVQYLTVTALTKYIKRKFDTDPHLHQVFVRGEISNFKLHSRGHMYLTIKDNQTRIQAVMFAGNNRSLKFTPENGMKVLITGDIGVFEPYGQYQLYIQHMEPDGIGALYLAFEQLKDKLLKQGYFEQDHKKEIPPYPEHIGIVTSPTGAAIRDIITTIKRRYPTVGLTVIPALVQGVNAAGSIVRGIELANSLPDLDLLIVGRGGGSIEELWGFNEEIVAQAIYDSRIPIISAVGHETDTTISDYVSDLRAPTPTGAAELAVPSQIELKDKLLQIKRSLTTFMNNQLYSSSKQLGHLNQSYAFRYPKQLVIQKEQELDKLVERLNKAVQFTVKKKDDELSSNKKRLLSNHPEQQIQTMSKQIYQLQKELQNRMSLICDQKATQIGSIIDKLSLLNPLEIMKRGYAIPYDQNGNIIKSGEQASKNELIQVKLLNEILACRIEEIRKDEADE from the coding sequence GTGACTGTACAATATCTTACTGTAACAGCACTTACGAAGTATATTAAACGAAAGTTTGATACCGACCCGCATTTACATCAAGTGTTTGTTAGAGGGGAAATTTCTAATTTTAAACTCCATAGCAGGGGACATATGTACCTGACAATAAAGGATAATCAAACGAGAATACAAGCAGTAATGTTTGCAGGTAATAATCGATCATTAAAGTTTACCCCGGAAAATGGCATGAAGGTTTTAATTACTGGTGATATTGGAGTATTTGAACCTTATGGACAGTACCAACTATACATACAACATATGGAACCTGATGGCATTGGGGCGCTTTATCTTGCCTTTGAGCAATTAAAAGATAAATTGTTAAAGCAAGGTTATTTTGAACAGGACCACAAAAAAGAGATACCTCCCTATCCTGAACATATCGGAATTGTCACGTCGCCGACTGGTGCAGCAATCAGAGATATAATTACGACCATTAAACGCAGATATCCAACTGTTGGTCTAACAGTAATCCCCGCTCTTGTGCAGGGAGTAAATGCTGCTGGTTCAATCGTAAGGGGTATTGAATTAGCAAACAGCCTTCCAGATCTCGATCTGTTAATTGTCGGTAGAGGCGGGGGATCTATAGAGGAATTGTGGGGTTTTAATGAAGAGATAGTGGCACAGGCAATATATGATTCAAGAATACCTATTATTTCCGCAGTTGGCCATGAAACTGATACAACAATCAGTGACTATGTTTCTGATTTACGAGCCCCCACCCCTACAGGTGCTGCTGAATTAGCAGTGCCCTCGCAGATAGAGTTAAAGGATAAATTGCTCCAAATCAAACGTTCTTTAACAACATTCATGAACAATCAGCTCTATTCGTCATCAAAACAACTTGGACATTTGAATCAGTCCTATGCATTTCGTTATCCTAAACAACTAGTCATTCAAAAGGAACAGGAACTGGACAAGTTGGTAGAGCGATTAAACAAAGCGGTGCAATTTACTGTTAAGAAGAAAGATGATGAATTAAGTAGCAACAAGAAACGATTATTAAGCAATCATCCAGAGCAGCAAATCCAAACAATGAGTAAACAAATATACCAGTTGCAAAAAGAGCTGCAAAACCGGATGTCGCTCATATGTGATCAAAAGGCAACTCAGATCGGTTCCATAATTGATAAACTTTCGCTATTAAATCCATTGGAAATCATGAAACGTGGATACGCAATACCTTATGACCAAAATGGGAATATCATTAAGTCTGGAGAACAGGCGAGTAAAAATGAACTCATACAGGTAAAGTTACTTAACGAAATATTGGCATGTCGAATAGAAGAAATACGGAAGGATGAGGCAGATGAGTGA
- a CDS encoding exodeoxyribonuclease VII small subunit, with translation MSENELSFEEAMIQLEKIVEQLEEGDVPLEKAINYYQEGMKLSKVCNDKLINVQEKMTRIMNEQGELKPFDIQEEK, from the coding sequence ATGAGTGAGAATGAACTTTCCTTTGAAGAAGCTATGATACAATTAGAAAAGATTGTTGAACAGCTGGAAGAAGGGGATGTCCCATTGGAGAAGGCAATAAACTATTATCAAGAAGGCATGAAGCTATCAAAAGTTTGCAATGATAAATTAATTAATGTACAGGAAAAAATGACCAGAATTATGAATGAACAGGGAGAGTTAAAACCTTTTGACATACAGGAGGAAAAGTAA
- a CDS encoding polyprenyl synthetase family protein, with protein MQSSLTSFIEDNKQFIQQELHSALYQLDIPATLKESMIYSIEVGGKKLRPILLIASYGAYGDDKSSVIAPAIALEMIHTYSLIHDDLPAMDDDSIRRGKPTNHIAFDEATAILAGDALLTFSFEVLACDRHLTDNQKVFLINELSKASGPKGMVAGQLLDIEAENKELTLEQLERVHALKTGELIKFAIKAGAYVGNASTEQLDHLDEFAYYLGLIFQVQDDILDVMGDEEKIGKPVGSDEGNNKSTYPKLLGNKGAIKQKEKYVKLAKDALFQAGADQSFLMSLTDYFSTRDH; from the coding sequence GTGCAATCATCATTAACTTCTTTCATAGAAGATAACAAACAATTTATTCAACAAGAACTTCACAGTGCCTTGTACCAATTGGATATACCAGCAACCCTAAAAGAATCAATGATTTATTCAATTGAAGTTGGAGGGAAGAAGCTTAGACCAATTCTTTTGATAGCAAGTTATGGCGCATATGGTGATGATAAATCAAGCGTTATTGCTCCAGCAATTGCACTTGAAATGATTCACACATACTCACTTATACACGACGACCTGCCAGCGATGGATGACGACAGTATTAGAAGAGGAAAGCCAACGAATCATATTGCTTTTGATGAAGCAACAGCAATTTTGGCTGGTGATGCCCTTCTAACGTTTAGTTTTGAAGTATTAGCTTGTGATCGTCATTTAACAGATAACCAAAAAGTGTTTCTTATTAACGAATTATCTAAAGCAAGTGGCCCAAAAGGAATGGTTGCTGGTCAATTACTGGATATTGAAGCAGAAAATAAGGAATTAACATTGGAGCAATTGGAAAGAGTCCATGCATTGAAAACAGGCGAATTAATAAAGTTTGCAATTAAAGCAGGAGCCTATGTTGGTAATGCATCAACAGAGCAATTAGATCATTTGGACGAGTTTGCTTATTATTTGGGTCTGATTTTCCAAGTTCAAGACGATATCTTGGACGTAATGGGAGACGAAGAAAAGATCGGTAAACCGGTTGGCAGTGATGAGGGAAATAATAAAAGCACCTATCCGAAATTACTTGGCAATAAAGGCGCAATCAAGCAAAAAGAAAAATATGTTAAACTCGCCAAAGATGCGTTATTCCAAGCCGGTGCGGATCAATCATTTTTAATGAGTTTAACCGATTATTTCAGTACTCGTGATCATTAA
- a CDS encoding TlyA family RNA methyltransferase, which produces MTKKRLDVLLVERGLVETRERAKRTIMAGLVFSEQIRLDKPGVKVDEEIPIHVKEKLIPYVGRGGLKLEKAIKEFSLNMNGRIMMDVGSSTGGFTDCALQNGAELCYAIDVGYNQLDWKLRNDERVVVMERTNFRYVTKDMLNSGFPDIATIDVSFISLKLILPVLKQLLTENADVIALIKPQFEAGREQVGKKGIVRDKVVHFQVLDTIIRFAKNEGYQLYSLTFSPITGGDGNIEFLAHFGWKNREGISLNQTDLKEAVEQAHANFKAKNV; this is translated from the coding sequence ATGACTAAGAAGCGTTTAGATGTATTATTAGTTGAAAGAGGGTTAGTGGAAACAAGGGAAAGGGCAAAAAGAACTATAATGGCGGGACTTGTATTTTCAGAACAAATTCGTTTAGATAAGCCTGGAGTGAAGGTGGATGAGGAAATACCAATTCACGTCAAGGAGAAATTAATCCCGTATGTTGGCCGGGGCGGACTTAAGCTTGAAAAGGCGATAAAGGAATTTTCTCTTAATATGAATGGAAGAATTATGATGGATGTCGGATCATCAACTGGCGGATTCACAGACTGCGCACTGCAAAATGGTGCAGAGTTATGTTATGCAATAGATGTTGGGTATAACCAACTGGATTGGAAGTTAAGGAATGATGAACGAGTAGTTGTTATGGAACGAACCAACTTCCGATATGTAACAAAGGACATGCTTAACAGTGGTTTTCCGGACATCGCCACAATTGACGTTTCCTTTATTTCGCTGAAGCTAATTTTGCCTGTTTTAAAACAATTACTTACGGAAAACGCTGATGTTATTGCATTAATAAAACCGCAATTCGAGGCTGGCAGGGAACAAGTTGGAAAGAAGGGAATTGTTCGTGATAAAGTGGTTCACTTCCAAGTGCTTGATACGATCATTCGTTTTGCAAAAAATGAGGGATACCAATTATATTCATTGACCTTTTCTCCCATTACAGGCGGAGATGGAAACATCGAATTCCTTGCCCATTTTGGTTGGAAAAACAGAGAAGGAATTTCTTTGAATCAAACCGATTTAAAAGAAGCCGTAGAGCAAGCGCATGCAAACTTTAAAGCAAAAAATGTATAA
- the ahrC gene encoding transcriptional regulator AhrC/ArgR, with product MSKTQRQIKIREIIMKHDIETQDELVDELQKSGFPITQKTVSRDINELHLVKVLTPGGTHKYSLPSDHRFNPSDKLKRLIRDAFVKIDHASHFIVLKTLPGNAHAVGVLIDHLEWQEIMGTICGDDTCMIICKNESDSVQIKERFLKML from the coding sequence ATGAGCAAAACGCAGAGGCAAATTAAAATACGGGAAATAATTATGAAACATGATATTGAAACACAGGATGAACTTGTAGATGAACTGCAAAAGTCAGGTTTCCCTATAACACAAAAGACAGTTTCTCGTGATATAAACGAATTGCATTTAGTCAAGGTACTGACTCCGGGTGGAACCCATAAATACAGCTTGCCTTCTGATCACCGGTTTAATCCTTCTGATAAATTAAAACGATTAATTCGTGACGCTTTTGTAAAAATAGATCATGCGAGTCACTTTATTGTGTTAAAAACACTTCCCGGTAATGCGCATGCTGTAGGAGTCTTAATTGATCACTTGGAATGGCAGGAGATAATGGGCACAATCTGTGGTGACGATACATGTATGATTATTTGTAAAAATGAATCGGACTCCGTACAGATTAAAGAGCGATTCCTTAAAATGTTGTAG
- the recN gene encoding DNA repair protein RecN, with protein MLTELSIRDFAIIDELSLSFHEGLTVLTGETGAGKSIIIDAVQLLAGGRGSVEYVRHGAAKAEIEGLFSLDTNKHLIYLVGENYGIEITDNMVVLHRTITSGGKSICRVNGKLVTLAILKEFGKTLIDIHSQHETQSLMQPESHIDLLDLYDTELINQTKKEYKQLYERLQTLRKRYKELSENEQEMAHRLDLLTFQLDELEQASLNPDEDEDLEEERSSLANYDRIYLAIQDAYNALHGEQKGIDWLNLAVQSMEEGKNYDPFIAEKAEELANHYYLIEELSFDLRNYRDNLQYEPERLNEIEFRLNEINRLKKKYGSTANAIIDYMGKIQEEIEEITNKDSHLNKLQHQINETYQDAYLEAKQLHDSRKSAAEKLTKEIHSELKGLYLDKATFSISFTSKKDMESETAETPLLLNKNGFDFVTFQISTNPGEPLKELSKVASGGELSRIMLALKKIFAKHQGVTSVIFDEVDTGVSGRVAQAIAEKIVHVSEQSQVLCITHLPQVAAMADRHNLIEKMEKNKRTITFVKELTENQKVDELSRMITGAKLTDTARQHATEMLELADSIKQKNDG; from the coding sequence ATGCTGACAGAATTATCCATCCGTGATTTTGCAATTATTGACGAGCTGTCCTTATCATTTCATGAAGGTTTAACGGTCCTGACCGGAGAAACTGGTGCAGGGAAATCGATTATCATAGATGCAGTTCAGTTACTGGCCGGGGGACGCGGTTCAGTTGAATATGTGAGGCATGGTGCAGCTAAAGCAGAAATAGAAGGGCTTTTTTCACTCGATACAAATAAACACTTGATATATCTTGTGGGTGAAAATTATGGAATTGAAATAACAGATAATATGGTTGTCTTACACCGAACAATTACATCTGGTGGGAAGAGTATCTGCCGTGTAAATGGCAAATTAGTAACACTTGCTATCCTTAAAGAATTTGGAAAAACACTTATTGATATACATAGTCAACATGAAACCCAAAGTTTAATGCAGCCAGAAAGTCATATTGATTTACTTGATTTATATGATACTGAATTAATAAATCAAACAAAAAAGGAATACAAACAATTATATGAGCGATTACAAACGCTCCGCAAACGCTATAAGGAACTTAGTGAAAATGAACAGGAAATGGCCCACCGCTTAGATCTCCTGACATTCCAGTTGGATGAACTGGAGCAGGCTAGTTTAAATCCCGATGAAGATGAAGATTTAGAAGAAGAAAGAAGCAGTTTAGCTAACTACGATCGAATATACCTTGCTATTCAGGATGCTTATAATGCATTACATGGAGAACAAAAAGGCATTGACTGGCTTAACTTGGCGGTACAGTCAATGGAAGAAGGTAAGAATTATGACCCTTTTATCGCAGAAAAAGCCGAGGAATTAGCTAATCATTATTATTTGATTGAAGAACTTTCATTTGATTTGCGGAATTATCGGGATAATTTGCAATATGAGCCAGAACGATTAAATGAGATTGAATTCAGACTAAATGAAATAAATCGCTTAAAAAAGAAATACGGCTCAACGGCAAATGCTATTATCGATTATATGGGGAAGATTCAAGAGGAAATCGAGGAAATAACCAATAAGGATTCACATTTAAATAAACTGCAACATCAAATAAACGAAACATATCAAGATGCCTATTTGGAAGCGAAGCAATTGCATGATAGTAGAAAAAGCGCTGCTGAGAAATTAACGAAAGAAATTCATTCCGAATTGAAAGGTCTTTATTTAGATAAGGCAACATTTTCTATATCATTTACTTCAAAAAAAGATATGGAATCAGAGACAGCAGAAACACCATTACTGTTAAACAAGAACGGTTTCGATTTCGTAACATTCCAGATCTCAACCAACCCAGGTGAACCTTTAAAAGAATTAAGCAAAGTTGCATCAGGCGGTGAACTTTCCAGGATCATGTTAGCGCTTAAAAAGATTTTTGCAAAACACCAGGGTGTGACAAGCGTTATTTTTGATGAAGTGGATACTGGTGTAAGTGGACGTGTTGCACAGGCAATTGCCGAAAAAATTGTTCATGTTTCAGAACAATCACAGGTATTATGCATCACCCATCTGCCTCAAGTTGCTGCAATGGCTGACCGTCATAATTTAATTGAGAAAATGGAAAAGAATAAACGAACCATAACATTTGTTAAAGAACTTACTGAAAATCAAAAAGTGGATGAATTAAGCAGAATGATCACAGGAGCAAAGTTGACAGATAC